From Streptomyces sp. NBC_00775, one genomic window encodes:
- a CDS encoding ABC transporter permease, which translates to MTTAVSQTWYMTQRQLMVFVRQPAYMLITLIQPVVWLFLFGNLFKKVVELGGFGTTSYLDYLVPGVVVMSALSSNMWAGMTTLDEIQRGTLNRFLTTPVSRAALMNGNVVNNGLVTALQSVIIVLLGLLGGADYPGGTGGIAILIIASVLLGTIFGALSNALGMLVQERESIIGINTFLLLPLTFLSSAFMAPSQMPGWMRHIADFNPLNWAMVAGRSAMSADPDWGDVFSRGGALLALAVAAVWLSIRTFRSYQRSV; encoded by the coding sequence ATGACCACCGCCGTATCCCAGACCTGGTACATGACCCAGCGTCAACTCATGGTGTTCGTACGGCAGCCCGCGTACATGCTGATCACCCTGATCCAGCCGGTGGTCTGGCTGTTCCTGTTCGGCAACCTCTTCAAGAAGGTCGTTGAGCTGGGCGGCTTCGGCACCACCTCGTATCTCGACTACCTGGTGCCCGGCGTCGTGGTGATGAGCGCGCTCAGCTCCAACATGTGGGCGGGCATGACCACGCTGGACGAGATCCAGCGGGGCACACTCAATCGGTTCCTCACCACACCCGTCAGCCGGGCCGCCCTGATGAACGGCAATGTCGTCAACAACGGCCTGGTCACCGCGTTGCAGTCGGTCATCATCGTGCTGCTCGGACTGCTCGGCGGTGCCGACTACCCGGGCGGGACCGGCGGGATCGCGATCCTGATCATCGCCTCGGTACTGCTCGGCACGATCTTCGGGGCGCTGTCGAACGCGCTGGGCATGCTGGTCCAGGAGCGGGAGTCGATCATCGGCATCAACACCTTCCTGCTGCTGCCGCTGACGTTCCTCTCCTCGGCCTTCATGGCCCCGTCCCAGATGCCCGGCTGGATGCGGCACATCGCCGACTTCAATCCGCTCAACTGGGCGATGGTGGCGGGCCGTTCGGCGATGTCGGCCGACCCCGACTGGGGCGATGTGTTCAGCCGGGGAGGCGCGTTGCTCGCGCTCGCGGTGGCGGCGGTGTGGCTGTCGATCCGTACGTTCCGGTCGTATCAGCGGTCGGTGTGA
- a CDS encoding siderophore-interacting protein codes for MAERPARKPRKPHSAQVLRTERLTPHMQRVVMGGEGLAEFTAGSSTDHYVKLLFGPEGVSYPEPFDMERIREEFPREQWPVTRTYTVRAFDPELRELTLDFVIHGDEGLAGPWATRVQPGEVVRFMGPGGAYAPDAGADWHLLAGDESALPAIAASLEVLPDGAVAHAFIEVSGREEEQKINSDVEVVWLHRGNRPQGEALVEAVRALDFPQGRVHAFVHGEAGFVKELRQLLRVEREVAREDLSISGYWRLGHNEDGWQASKREWNAQVEAEQEASA; via the coding sequence ATGGCAGAGCGCCCGGCACGCAAGCCCCGGAAGCCCCACTCCGCGCAGGTGCTGCGGACCGAGCGACTCACACCGCATATGCAGCGGGTCGTGATGGGCGGCGAAGGCCTGGCCGAATTCACCGCGGGGTCCAGCACGGACCACTATGTGAAGCTGCTGTTCGGCCCCGAGGGTGTCAGCTACCCCGAGCCCTTCGACATGGAGCGCATCCGCGAGGAGTTCCCGCGCGAGCAGTGGCCCGTGACACGGACGTACACCGTGCGCGCCTTCGACCCCGAACTGCGCGAGCTGACGCTGGACTTCGTGATTCACGGCGACGAGGGTCTGGCCGGACCGTGGGCCACCCGGGTCCAGCCGGGCGAGGTCGTACGGTTCATGGGCCCCGGCGGCGCCTACGCCCCCGACGCGGGCGCCGACTGGCATCTGCTGGCCGGTGACGAGAGCGCGCTGCCCGCGATCGCGGCTTCTCTGGAGGTGCTGCCCGACGGTGCCGTGGCCCATGCCTTCATCGAGGTCTCCGGCCGTGAGGAGGAGCAGAAGATCAACTCCGATGTGGAGGTCGTCTGGCTGCACCGCGGGAACCGGCCCCAGGGAGAGGCCCTGGTGGAGGCCGTACGCGCCCTCGACTTCCCGCAGGGCCGGGTGCACGCCTTCGTGCACGGCGAGGCGGGCTTCGTGAAGGAGCTGCGCCAGCTGCTGCGGGTCGAGCGTGAGGTCGCGCGCGAGGACCTGTCGATCTCCGGCTACTGGCGGCTCGGGCACAACGAGGACGGCTGGCAGGCGTCGAAGCGCGAATGGAACGCGCAGGTGGAGGCGGAGCAGGAGGCGTCCGCCTGA